A window of Sphingorhabdus lacus contains these coding sequences:
- a CDS encoding alpha/beta hydrolase — protein MPAIAIPGPEGRLEARFSPPPRPRAPVAMILHPHPQAGGTMNDRITQALYKTFVARGFAVLRFNFRGVGRSEGEFDNGIGELSDAASALDWVQSFHPEASTTWIAGFSFGAWIGMQLLMRRPEIRGFISVSPPSNMYDFSFLAPCPSSGIIIQGAQDEVVNPNAVQKLVDKLRTQRHITIHHDEIPRANHFYENEMDMLMASVNNYLDFRLDPNSPIK, from the coding sequence ATGCCTGCCATTGCTATTCCAGGTCCCGAAGGCCGTCTCGAAGCCCGTTTTTCGCCCCCGCCACGCCCACGTGCACCGGTTGCGATGATTCTGCACCCGCATCCGCAGGCAGGCGGCACGATGAATGACCGCATCACACAGGCCTTGTACAAGACCTTTGTGGCGCGCGGCTTTGCCGTATTGCGCTTCAACTTCCGCGGCGTCGGCCGCAGCGAAGGCGAATTTGACAATGGCATCGGCGAATTGTCCGACGCGGCATCGGCGCTCGACTGGGTGCAAAGCTTCCATCCCGAAGCATCGACCACATGGATCGCAGGGTTCAGCTTCGGCGCATGGATCGGCATGCAATTGCTGATGCGCCGCCCCGAAATCCGTGGCTTCATCTCGGTCTCACCGCCGTCGAACATGTATGATTTCAGCTTCCTCGCCCCTTGCCCGTCTTCGGGTATCATCATTCAGGGCGCGCAGGATGAAGTCGTGAACCCCAATGCGGTGCAGAAGCTGGTCGATAAATTGCGGACCCAGCGCCACATTACGATCCATCATGACGAAATTCCCCGCGCCAACCATTTCTATGAAAATGAAATGGATATGCTGATGGCGTCGGTGAACAATTATCTGGATTTCCGTCTGGACCCCAATTCACCCATTAAGTGA